The genomic stretch acagatggggaaactgaagcccagtgAGTGGAGGTGACTTACAGCCACCTGGCAAGTCAGTGAAAGTATCCTTGCTGGGAAAACCAGTATGAGTATTTTGCCCATCTAATCTTGGTAACAAAAATATTTGGACCCCTGggttataaaagaattaaaatagtaAACTTGTGTATTATTCAAGGAAGTAGCGTGGTGTGTAAACTGGAGTCAAGGGGGACAGGGTTACTTCTGCCAGTTCTTGCTGGAGTTCTTTCCTCTACGAAATGGGGATAATCAAGAACACCAGGCGATAGTAGTGAATTCATCCAACAGACCGAGTGAGTTTATACAGAAATCCTCAAACCAGAAGACCCTGAGTGGGGAATACTGTGTAAGACCCCCAAACAGCCTCACAAAACATGCAGAATTGTGCTCATTGGAGGGGTTGCCTTCCTAGTCCTGGCTACCACATAGATATCAATTCTGAATAACCCAAAAGCTCCCTTCTATCATCAATAACACTGGTATTTTCCCTCTTTGATCTAATTTCTCATTTCAGATGTTGACTTCACAGCAGCAAATATTTGTTCAGCACCTCCTTACAATGACTTGAGGACAGAATAGGTCACTGGCTGAGTGCAAAGCCTCCCAGGTTTGGGTGGGTGGGTTGTTGCCCGTTTGTGTTCCAAGGCTAACTACCTGTCGATCTAGTGTAGTCCACTCTAGGCATCTTGTTCAACATTGGCCTTTGTCTTCTTGATGTCATTTCATTGCCTTTTAGCTTAGAGAAGTTCCCCCAGTAGACACTTGTTACACATTCAAttcctttccctggtttttaaTGAGCTCTTATCTcccattcaatttttaaaaatacttagctgttctgttcttttctttagcTACCCACCCCCCTTGAAAAGTTATGTGTTTCCAGTCCTCAAGTCCTATCTAACCCCCATAATCTCTTCATCTGCATCGTCCACCCCCCTCACTTTAAGCAGCCTTCTAACTTCCATTTGCGACTGGAGTGGTTAAGGTTAGGTCTGGACAGCAATAGGATGGGGAGCAAACCCTAGCTCTGCCCCTCATCCTGGACATGTGGCTTCATCTGTGGAACTACTTCTATGTAGCAGGTATAGTTGGGCCAACTTTAGGAAGTTCTATGAGGTTTCAGGGAGCTACTACTGGGAAACTGCTCATCAGGCCTGATTCAGAAAAGCACCAGctaaataaaacaagaacagtCCAAATGGGTCACTTCTacttctccatctctctcccttcAAAGCTGGAAGAAGCAATCTGTGCCTCTCCTCTTCCATGGCAATGTGGTATTTGCCTTCATCACTCTGCTGACCCTGGTAAGGACAAGACCCCTAACTTATCCAGTGGTAATAATTGCCATAGGAGACCACATTCTTTTTCAACCCCTTCCCCTGTGACACCTTCTCTTTGGGCAAGCTTCTGGCCATCTCCTCATCTGGCTGGCATCTAAGCAGTAGAGCAGGAATGCAAAGGTAAGTGGGAGCCAGACTGTGAACACTGACTGCTCCATAATTACAAAGAGCTCCATCCTCTAGGTagaaggggaaaataaaagtTGAGCCAAAACCCACAGAATATGACCCATTGGTAAGGAAGCCCCAATGGTGGGCTGAAAGCAAAGAGATATCTGGTGCAACTTATCAGCCAGAGATGATTGCAtctaaattaagagaaaaaagaattaagaggATGGGAAAGTTTAAGGGGCCAGACTGAGAGGACTAGAAGTGAGGCAGTACAGTCATTACCAGGGGTGGGAGGCCCAACACAACCTCACTGATTTGGGGCATCATTCATCACCCAGTATTAGTTGCAGTAGCTGTGGTGTGTGCCACAGTCTGTGGACTCCAGTTCTGGTCAGTTAAAATGGAACCACATGGTCACTTTTTCGTGACTGTGGAAATAAGGACTGGTTCACATTTGACCAGTaggtgaaaacaaacaaaaccaaaagccagCCATCATAAAAGCAGTCCCCAAGCAGCCTAATCCCCACAGTACTGCATCCGAGTCTGGGCTACACTAAGGCTGGATCTTTCCTCAAGGCGGACAAGAGCAGGGAGCCAGAGTCAGGAGTAAAATCTGGGTGATGTGCCCACAGGGACAAGCATGTGTGTGGCAGTGGGGTGAGGGTGGAAGAAAGGTAGTTCTAAGACCATCACTGTAGTACATATGCTCACGTTCTGTGAGGGCACAAGATGGACATGCAAAGATGATCAATGCGGATAACCATCTCAGTTTGTGGTCCGTCAGAGCTTAGGAATCATCAGTCAACCTGGCCTAGCTGTAAATGTCGGGGAATGCCACAGAGCCTCTCATCAGAACTTCCATTAGCTATGAAACAGGGTGGTGGTCCTGTCTTTACTCCTGCCAGCTCACCTGTCTTCCAGGGTCCAGGGAGGTGCTCATAAAAGCATAAAAGTAGAAAAGCCTGGAAAGTTCCAGGGCATGGGGCAGGTAGATACAGAAATTTGCTTACATCCAGGTCCTAATGGGTGTTTACCACACATGGACTACTGTCACAGAGAGGATGCTGGGCTATAGTCTTTATAAGGTTCTTCTCACATATCTTTGTTCAAAATTCTAGTCTGAGGCTTGAAAATTTCTGTTGCTTCAGAGTTGCCAACAGAAGATTTGGGAGGCAATTCCCTTCCTTCTAGGAAAGATCAGCCATTGAACTCTTCAGGGAGTCTAATGACTGACTAATCGAGCCATTCATTTATCCACCCATGGGGCTGGCCAACCAATAGGTACTATGCCAGGCCTAGTAGGGTGGGTTGTGTACCTGGTCAAGGAACAAACACTGCCCCTATCCTAAGGGTTGTACAGGGCCTTAAGGATGAAGCGAAGGAAATGGGATGACAGGCAACAGAGAACCACTGAAGAGCTTTGTCTGTCTTCTTCCCTCACAGACCTGTCCACAGCTGTCTTGGCTATATGCTAACATTCTTGACAATTCTGCACACAAGAAATTTGAAGTTTATTCTTTAATGTAAAATTCTTTGATTAAATACCTGATTATCTTAACATACTTTCAACCAGTGTCTTCTCTAAGACTGAAGTGACAAAGAATAAAGGTCACCAATGTCTCATGGAAGATGGCTTTGGAAACTTTAAAGACTTTCTGGTTCAGCCCCCCTCTCCTTGATTTATAAATGGGAAAACACAGGCCTAGAATAGAACGAGTAGAAGAGAGCAAGGTCACATGGGAAATGGGTGAGCCTAGCCCAGGGTCTTATTTATCTCCTGTCTCCACCAGTGTGGGGCAGGGGACTGGCAGAGGTAGTGAGCTGCCCAAGTGTAGGCTGTCCAGGAAAAAGAAGTGAGAGGCCAGAAGCACCCAAAGGATTAGCCTTTGGAGACAAAGCATTCTCATACAGATCCATGTCAGATTGGCTCCTCCTGAAGGAGGCAGACAGGCAGGGATTACTTTCTAAAACAGCCCAGTATAAGCCAGTGGCAGGGGCCACAGAACAGAGGGAATGACACTATGGAGGCCTTGCCTTGAGATGAATGCTTAGGTAGGTCTTATAGTTTCTATTTTagaatgaaaaaactgaggctcagggaggtgtAGCCACAAAGGCAGAGCATAAGGCCTGGGGCTCCTTGAAGCCTCACATCAGAGTTCTCTGGTCTACCTGGTGGCCAGTGAGTGAGTGCCTTTCCCATTATCCCAAAGGAAGATGGTCTTCTATCTGAAACCTTCAGGTGCTGCTTGGCAAGCCTCTCCCCTGCTCCTTGAGCCTGATCTACAATCAAAATTGCTCTCAATACACTCAGTTCTGCCTGCCGAAGTCCAGCAGACCAAACTCGTCCTTCAGCCTACCCTTCAcctgcccttccctccccaccatGGCTGTGCCTTAGATCTTCTCATTCCCAGGGATCTAGACGGGGCAGTGGCCTTCTTGACAGCTCTGATACTTCCACTGCTCCTTAAATGTTGCTTGACTGGCTTGCCTTCCATCTACCTTCAGTTCCTTACTGCGATGATTCCCATTCAGTTGGAAACTAGAGTTCTTAGGAATGGGTTTGGGAGCCTGCCACCAGCAGTTTAGCCATGGAACCTCCCTCCTTAATATCATCCAATGGTTAGTGCTCTAGCTTTAAACACCCTGATCTCTTTTTCCCCAAAAGCCTTCTAGGTTCTGATCCTAAGGCAGCCAGATACTGATGGTCCTTCATTTTACTTTCAGCCCAGTCTCTTTAATCTGTAAGCACAGAGATGCTTGATTACATGGTAAGAAGCAACATCTCATTTATCACTTCACTGCTCAAACATTCAGCCTTGGTCTTAGGGTCTCAGCCTAAATGTCAATCCTAACCAGGCCTGCATCAGATCTCTCCAGAGATCTGTAGCACCTGCCAGTCCCTAGTCATGTATTTCTGGGATTATTTGCTCAATGTTATCCCCTTTCTCATTAGCCCAGAGGACTCCCTGATGGCAAAGACCATCCACTGTAGTCCCAAGGCCTAGTCCTGCATGAGGTTCTCACAAGCAGGAGGATCCCTTATGGGACATGCCCTTTAGGAATTTGGTCACTAACGAAGAGAAAGTGTGCCTTTCAGTACTGATAACAGCAGTACCATTCCATGGGAAGCTGAGTGAAGTGTTCTAGGCAAGGGATCTCCAGGGAGAACAAAGAAATCCAGGAAAGCTTCCTGACACAGAGGCATATCTGGGCTCACATGGTACACTGACAGCAAAGCGTAAAGCACATGCAGGCTGTCCCAAAGTACCCTGCCACCTACTCAGAGCTCAGCTACCTTCTTTAAGTGGGTGCAGGAGGACCCTAAGATCTTGAGAGAAAGAACTCCCAGGATATCAGGGCTGGGAAAACTTTTAGATCATATTTTACCTGTAAGGAAACTGAGCCTTAGAGCAAGGCATCTTTCTGGAGGCTGGTTACTAGGCACCACATGAGGAGTCACGGTGAACAATGGAAAGGTAGCCTATGATTTTTCTAAGGCCTGGTGACCCTACTTTTGCAGAAGAggtatcttctttttgttttcctgacaGGCATTTCAAGAAGAGGGGTGGGTGCTAGGCAAGGTGGGAAGCACTGCCAGACAGATAGAATGCTGATTTGGCAGGCACCTTGGGTGGGTTACAGGCTCCCTGTTGAAAGGGACACAAATCTTTCAGAGGGGGGTTTGTATATGACTCTCAAAGTAGGCTGACCTAAAACAGAAAGCTGCTTTCAAAGGGATGGCAAAATAAGCAATAATCTTGGCTTCGTTTATATCCAGGTGCCTCCACAGGAGAGTAGGGACACAAAAGcctttgtttgtttagtttgtttttggaatTTGCCAATTGTCTATTTTGTTAAGTCTTCCCACTAGGATAGTTATCATGAGGTCCTGGGGAGTGAGGCCTGGGTCTTGCCCTGAAATCCCCAGCAAGCTTGGTACAGGGGCTCAGTGTTTGTTGAACAAACCATCCTCTCCATATGTACAACTCAGCTTGTTCAGCCTCTGCAAAACCACGATACAAATCCAGGCACCCAGAAAAGAATACAGAGAAAAACACCAAAGAATCAGGTAGAAAAAATACCcatcagataaaaataaaagtttgattCTTTAAAAGCACCTCTAAAACAGACAAATCTTTAGTTAAGTTTTAATCAAGAGAAAGCCAGATCAGCAATGCCAGGAATGAAAGAAGTGATGATGGGCAAttagaaagagcaagagaaaacTGCATACAATTTTACAGTAATGAATTAAAGTCTAAGTAAGACAGGTGATCTCCCATGAACTTACCAAAACCCTTTCACGATTGTTCTCTCAGGAACTCCACACAACAGCCCTGTGCCTTGGCAGGCAGTGCTCCTAGTCTGTCTTCTGGAGGGAGGAAAGATTCAGAGGCAGATGCCCTGCACAGGCTTTCCTGCCATCTTACCAGGCATGGCCATGGAAGCATGAGCACACCTATGACATGGAACCAAACTACTCTTGTGCTTCTAGCCAATGCTTGAAGTCTGCTGGGTGGACAgccagtcttatttatttttccacttaaaaTGCCATGAggggttttactttatttttacttcaaaaacagCACCATAAAAATCCTTGATGATTAGAGCCCCAGCTGTCTTAAGTTGTTTGTCAAGGGATCGGTTACTTAAATCTCCTATGGGGGAAACAATTTCAGGCGGGAAGCCATAGGAGTTGAGAAACCAAAGTCTCATCTCTGAAAACTTTCAGACTCCCTCCTGTTCACGGCCTAGCCTGgcctgctccccctcccccaatcccaCCATCTGCTCTCCAGAGAGCAGATCAAATTTTCAGGCTAAGGTACTCTGGCGCCAAGAACTTGGCCCCTCTATGCTACTCCCTGCCTCCCACCAACTCAGAAATCCAACACCAAGACCCAAATGGACTGCAGCCACATGAGACCACAAAGTAAAGTTTATAAAGCTTTATTAAACATTTCAAACAGCTGTGCAACGAACACACCAGAAATGAAAGTTCTAGAACAGCAGTCCAAATGTTTCACAAGCATGGCCTCACAGTCCCATTCCCTAGATGGACTACCTCCAGTTCTGTCCTCTGCCTGGCCCACTTCCCTCACTCCTCAGACAAGAGAGAGGGATGGCTCCAACTGGCAAGACAACCATGCTGATCCCTGGTGGGCAGGGGCCAGGAGAAAGTCTcatttgccaacatttgttattgaagcgcagagaaagaaaaaagcaagtgaCAGTCACAAAGTCTTCCTGTGTATTCTTCGTAAGGTACAGTCTATATGCCCAGGAACGAAGAAGCTCCTGGCAGGAGGACGATGACCACTGCTCCCCTGTGTCTTGTCTGAACCATCTTGGAGTTCACTGTGCTGGTCACTCTGCAAGCCCCATGCTAAATAAAACTGCAGTGGTACCTACTACAACTAGCTACTAGTAGATCTCAAATCAGAACACGTTCGTAAAGCTTCTTCAAAAAGAATACACACATGTACTTgtacacacgcatacacacaaacacacatacaggGCACACCAAAAAGTATCCAAACACCTATCGGGGGAGCGTGGATGCTATGAGCACACAAGTACTTTTCCATTCACACAGCTGGGGACTGCTGGATCTGTGTGAACACACCACCCCCATCCTGCAGAGCATGCACAGGAGACAAAAGGAGGCCCCCCCTCTGGATGGCTGAGAAAGGCAGGAGGAAGGGCAAAGGAAACGAGGCTGGGCTAGAACGCATGAGCCCAGACACCCAGGTCAAAGAGCAACATCTATCTGTTGCTTCTTGCTTAAAATGAAACGGAGAAAATACTGGAGGTTCATGGATAACAGTCAAGACATATTTCTGTCTAGCCTGCCAACAGGGAAAGAAGGATGAAAAAGCGAGGCTCTCGGGCGTCAGCAATCTCTTGAAATTCGAGATAAGTGCAAAAAACAAGCCCTGTCTTAGACAGGTACTCCCCAAAAAAGGAAATGGGTAGAGGAAACTAAAGGGAAGCAAGGAAAGGGACTGAGGAGTCAGTGACATTATGGGAAGGAAGGAGACCCTGATAAGGAGGGTCACATAAGTGACAATAAATCTGCCCAGGTTACACCAGGGTGGTTGACCAGGATGGGTGTGGACTCCTCGCAGTAATGAGGCGAGGGGGGTGGCCATCCCGCCGGCCAGGACCCAGATGGGACAGAACACACACAACCACAAGACCACCCACAACTATAGGACTCTACAATAAAAGCACCAGCCAGTGCCATTATTCACATTATAAGGATAAAACATCACAGGCCAAAAAGGCTCCGTCAGGAATGTGGCACCCGCAGGCTGCGGGATTTGAAACTCCAATGCTTTATGACCTATGTCAATGCCTCCCCTCCCGTCTTCTGCTTCCTTGGAAAGCTAAGAGGGCAGCTGTTAGGTGCCCACCACGCCAGGGTCGTGTGCGGATTCCGGAAGCGGGGAATCGGAGCAGTGGTACAGGAAACAGTTTCCCCAGCAGCTATAGCAGATGAGGAACAGGGCTGCCAGGAAAACCAAGGCACAAATCGTGCAAGGCTTCCGCTCCAGGAGGAAGCTGAGCAGGTAGAAGCCCATGAACATGGAGTGGCTGAACCACAGGGCGGGGTTGAGGGGCTTGGGGATGAGGAGGACGGGCAGCAGCCACTGGAGGCAATACATGATCTCTGCCGGGCAGGGCCTTCGTCAAGGCTGCCAGGCACTGCTGCAGGAACCGACCTAATGGGAGCCAGCGGGTGCAGGCGGCTGCCCTCCGCTTTCTTCAACCCTCTCTCCAGGAGCTGAGCCGCTGTGCTCTCTGGCTGTCAGCCTGGGATCACCAAGGCAGCAGGGATCCTGAAGAGAAAAGTCAACACAACAGACAGAcagaacagacagacagacaaaaccaaaaaaaaaaaaaacaaaaaacaaaaaacaaaaaacaaaacaaaacagaaaaaaaacaggaaCAGAATGTATGCTTATTTGGGGAAATGGATCATGGTTAACAACAGCAAATGTGAAtgccctctcctccctacccaccCATGGGAAGACTATTCCTCTCCAGGTCACCAATTAGGGAAGCCTCCTGAGGGTGTCTGCCCTGGGCTTCTATTGGGGGCTCTCAGGGAGGGCTTTGTGGCGGGTCTGCACAGTGGACTGGCTTTGCCTGGGCTCTGCCCAGCAGAGATCATGTATCGCCTCCTGGGGCTGCAGCCCGTCCTCAAAGGGCCCAGACCTCACAATGCCGCCCTGTGGTTGCCACAGGACACCAAGGGCTTCCTGCTGTGCCCCCGTGTGGTAAGGAAGGGTTCTGTATCTAGTTTCTCACTGAGCAGTAGGTGCGGTACTGAAAGGAGTGACAAGTTAAAGCAGTCTTTGCTGCACTGCTGGGCTGGAAATGACAGGCAATGGATCCTGGCAAGCTCTGGGACAGCACAGTAGAAGTggcaataaatattttgttttaagatgGGAGCCTGGACCAAACTTGCCTTTATCAAATAGCCTCATATCATTTTGCCAAAACCAGCCAACTTCTTTAAAAgtcaatgtagaaaaaaaaaaatcgcttTGCTACTTTGACCAAACTGAACTCACTTGGATCATTACACCTCCATCTGCTGCTGGCATTGTATAAAACCCTGACCTCTATGAGCttttaatcaaaattaatttcttatcCACATAGGGGCAAATGCCAGTTTGTCTCTGTGCCAGGTAGCTTGCTGCAGAAAGGTGCTTTCCGCTAGTCACTGGTACACTGGGGCCCTGCTGGCTGACCACCTTTTGGTCTTCACACTGGCAGAGCCCACACTCCGGGAGGAATCCACAGGACGAGCTCTCAGAGAGGGACCCAAGAGATGCTTGGAGAGGGACCTGCAAACCTGTGCTCTGTGCTCCGCTAGGGATTTGCAAGACGGGTGTGCTCAGAAGGGCTGGCTTCACCTTGATACCAAACTATGCCAGTCATAACCTTTGACGGCCGTAGTGGGTAAAACCCAGGTCCGTACTCCAGCTACCTGGCGCAAACCGTACAAAGAACCATGCTGGCTGAGGCAGGCCCACCACTGCCCGGGGGAGGGGAGCGGAAGACAGAGGTGGACATGAAGTGTCCACAGAAAACTACCCCCGAACACGTTCTGACCACTTGTTGGTAGAGCTCATTCCTTCAGCACACATAAAGGTTGCCAATCTTTCCGCATCCCTCCTGTGGAGCAGATCTTACTGCTTTTGCACCCAGAGCACAGTGCCCTGGCCCAGCTTCCCTACGATAGCCACCACCGCCACAGATCCCGATCTCCTCGTCACGGTTAAGAGGGGACACGGAGAATCAGGGAAGGGTTTCATGCTGAGGCCCTTCTCACAGCAGAGGATATGGGCTTAATACTCAAATTAGGAAGAGTGCTAAGCgggggtgtggggtgtgtgtgtgggtaacGCCAAGGCTCCTAGAAGGGGTCTCTATTTCTATTTTGCTCACAGGACAGATGACCCCTCCCTAACTTCGGTTTTCCATCTGTGTCAGAGGTGCCTTCTGGCGCGGCAGTGAACTCGTCTTGAATTTGTAGCCAAGGCTTGCAGAGAGAGGCACTACGCCAAAAGGCTTGCACCCCTATATGCGACCCAGGCATGACGCCCCTCCATTTTACACCGAAATTCAAAAGCGGGCAGGGTGGAATCTTCTGGAAGGGGGCTAAGATgggactcaggaggcaggggtCGGTGTGGAAAGAGCAGatggattattttttttctgcccTAGCGAATGAGGAGtaccccccccccgccaccccTCATGAACCTCCCACCTCGCCCCCCCCCCGAAAGCGCGCATGCGCACTTAGGTGGCGGGAGAGTACTTAAGGCGCGGCCACCGCTGCTGCGGCAGTGCGCCCAACAGCGGACTCTGAGAGACCAGAGGACTTCAGCGAACCCTCACTCTAGCCCACCCACCCACAACTCTCGGAACCATGGCGGCAGTGGCGGCAGCCTCGGCAGAACTGCTCATCATCGGCTGGTACATCTTTCGCGTGCTGCTGCAGGTAAGTGTGCCTGGGCTCCGGGTGGGAGATGGCTCACGATGCGCGCACCCTAAACCCGCGTCGCGATTGCCGCCTCCCGTACCCCATCCTATCCCGATTGCCGCGATCCCTGTCTACCCAAGTGCCGCGACGGCACTCCGCGCCCCTACCCGTTCCCTGCGGCCACCTCCTCGCGCAGACCCTTCCCAGTGCGCCCGCGCCCGGCTGGGAACAAAGACTTTGGGGCGCGGCGGTTGCCCGCTGCGGACATCACTGAGGCTTTTAGCGACCCAAGTGGTAAGGAAAACCCGCTACATCCAGACTCGACCCCAAGAGGGAGGCGGGGCACTTGTATGTTTCGAGACTGTACAGCACACATAACAAATTTTCCGCCTTAAAAATTTGCGCATTgcagggaaattttctttttaaaatacatacaaatatatttaaatatagcaTTTGTGGGGGTGGGATGGAAAACACATCAACAAAGGCacttctcaggaaaaaaaataactttacaaAAACAATTCTACAAGTTCAAGTAAAAgtaattaagaggaaaaaaagagaaaaccgcGCATTGCAGGAAAAAAGACATAAGACAAAAGCACTTCGTAAAAACGCATTAGCTAAAAAGCGCATTGCAgaaaaaatcagacaaaggaactaacagaaaaaaatgaattggaCAAAAACAATTAGAGGAAAAAGCCCTTCGCaggaaaaatggaaggggaaaaagtacttccaaaaaaggacaaatcactttatggaaaaaaaaaaaaaggcaaagtgctttgcataaaaataaatcagaagaaaGCGCTCTGCCCATAAAATCATTTACCCTAAAAGCTCCCTTTGCAGGAAAAATTTCCTGCTAAAGGAATCCTTTGCCAAAGGAATCGCATATTTCCTTCAAGGTGTTCCTGGAATGCTGCATTTACTGGGTAGGATTCGCTTTTCGAAATCCTCCAGGGACCCAGCCCATTGCGAGAAGTGAGGTATACCTAAGTTGTGGGTCCAATCAGCTTGCCGCCATGCAGCTCTCAGCACAGTTGGAAAAGCTCCAGCTGCCCTGACTCGTGGACAAGCTGTGCCCGTGCCCGCCCCTCTGGCCTATGCTGGACAGGCGGGCGGGGCCAGGGGTAGGGAGGGGGCGGGCATGGCAGCACCACAGACAGGCTGCGGGTGCACTCCACTAAGGGCGGGTCCTGGGTCTCTTGCTGCAGGTGTTCAGGTACTCCCTGCAGAAGCTGGCATA from Castor canadensis chromosome 5, mCasCan1.hap1v2, whole genome shotgun sequence encodes the following:
- the Nnat gene encoding neuronatin isoform X3 is translated as MAAVAAASAELLIIGWYIFRVLLQVSVPFPVRPRPAGNKDFGARRLPAADITEAFSDPSGVQVLPAEAGIHRVPDRAAGAGGAQAASPQLRPQLPALGGRIIRCSCASPPAWEPVPRRNGGSPVLPRQRSTCQGQ
- the Nnat gene encoding neuronatin isoform X1 is translated as MAAVAAASAELLIIGWYIFRVLLQVFLECCIYWVGFAFRNPPGTQPIARSEVFRYSLQKLAYTVSRTGRQVLGERRQRAPN
- the Blcap gene encoding apoptosis inducing factor BLCAP, with product MYCLQWLLPVLLIPKPLNPALWFSHSMFMGFYLLSFLLERKPCTICALVFLAALFLICYSCWGNCFLYHCSDSPLPESAHDPGVVGT
- the Nnat gene encoding neuronatin isoform X2, translated to MAAVAAASAELLIIGWYIFRVLLQVFRYSLQKLAYTVSRTGRQVLGERRQRAPN